One Deinococcus planocerae genomic window, GGGTGGACTGCGCCTTCCTCGACAACGTGACGGGCGGGCGCATGGCGGGTGAGTACGCGGTGAGCCTGCCGGGCGCGCTGTACGCGGTCTGGGTGGAGACCGAACTCGACCAGCTCTTCACCACCCGCGTCTTCGAGGAACGCCGCGCGGGGTTTCACGAGGCGGTGGCGGCGGCGGGGCGCGGGGTGAGGGCCGAGTTCACCTCCAGCTTCGATCCCCTCGCCGCGCGCAACGTGGCCTGCGCCCTGCTGGGCGAGGCCGAGTTTCCCTGCACGGTCTTCGCCTCCGCCGACCTCCTCGCCGGGGCGCTGCTCGACGAGGCGGGGGCGCGCGGGCTGAAGGTGGGCCATGACCTGCGCGTCATCGGCTTCGACGACCAGCCGTGGGCGGCGGCCCGGGGGCTCACCACCCTGCACCAGCCGGTCGAGGGCATGGGCTACGAGGCCGCTCAGCTCCTGCTCGGGCGCCTCGGCGGCTTCCGGGGCCCGCCCCGCGCCCGCCGCTTCGAGCCCCGGTTGATCGTGCGCGACACGGCGTAGCCCGGCTCCCCCCTCAGCCGTGGACCCGGTGCGTCTCGTCGAGGCGCACGTCGTTGCGGCCCTGGCGTTTGGCGGCGTACATGGCGGCGTCGGCGCGGTGGATCACACTGTCCGGGTGTTCGCCGGGGCCGGTGGTGGCGACCCCGAAGCAGGCGGTGACGCCCGAGACCTCGCCGTGCCGTTGGCCCCGCAGGTGCCCCCGCAGGGTGTCGAGGAGACGGCGCACCTCGTCGCCCTCCTGGGGCGGCAGGATGAGCAGGAATTCCTCGCCTCCCCAGCGCGCGGCGAGCCCACCGGGAGGCAGGATGCCGCGCGCCGCCCCCGCCACGCCCCGCAGCACCCGGTCGCCGGTCGCGTGGCCGTGCTCGTCGTTGAGGCGCTTGAAGTGGTCGAGGTCGAAGAGGACCACGGTGAAGGGCTCCCCCCCCGCGGAGAGGGCGGCAAGCCTCTCCTCGGCGGCGCGGCGGTTGGCGAGGCCCGTCAGGGCGTCCCGGTAGGCGGCCTCGCGCGCGGCGAGCAGGTGCATCCGCTGCACCCCGAAGGTCGCCTGTACGACGACCATCACGGCCCCGGCGAGCAGGAACTGGAGGATGGCCGCCGTCAGCCGCAGGTCGCCCCGCCCCGCCCCGAAGCCGAGGTGGTACAGGCACAGCCCCAGCGCGACCGCGTAGGTGCCCC contains:
- a CDS encoding LacI family DNA-binding transcriptional regulator; translation: MRKPTIQDVAKRAGVGVGTVSRVLNNHAAVKGATRETVLRAIHDLDYTPNPHARRIAGGKSYTISVLLPVVTTEFYVRLLDGLETAFQEARYDVAIFPLLDRSRLERYLGSHTLAYQADGLVMATYNLSGLFQERRLRPQQPTVLVDAHAEGVDCAFLDNVTGGRMAGEYAVSLPGALYAVWVETELDQLFTTRVFEERRAGFHEAVAAAGRGVRAEFTSSFDPLAARNVACALLGEAEFPCTVFASADLLAGALLDEAGARGLKVGHDLRVIGFDDQPWAAARGLTTLHQPVEGMGYEAAQLLLGRLGGFRGPPRARRFEPRLIVRDTA
- a CDS encoding GGDEF domain-containing protein, which codes for MKPTAHRALQPTDDEPWQGSQRRMFLRLAWLGALACALALWVQRFAFDPLDRVALPLLALTLLALQAAVAARRLRVHTAVGVTYAATTVYFLLALEQQFRTFTPQMHMLSESTYWFALLYAAPFLLYPPRQALRWAGGTYAVALGLCLYHLGFGAGRGDLRLTAAILQFLLAGAVMVVVQATFGVQRMHLLAAREAAYRDALTGLANRRAAEERLAALSAGGEPFTVVLFDLDHFKRLNDEHGHATGDRVLRGVAGAARGILPPGGLAARWGGEEFLLILPPQEGDEVRRLLDTLRGHLRGQRHGEVSGVTACFGVATTGPGEHPDSVIHRADAAMYAAKRQGRNDVRLDETHRVHG